The following nucleotide sequence is from Bacteroidetes Order II. bacterium.
CGAAGTTGGTAGCTCGTCTTTGTCCCTAAAAATCGGATATAGGCGTTTGGGTACCTCGCCTTCTTGTCCGGCAAATCGGGTACGCAAAGTAGCAGGTATGGTAAAATGCTCCAATGCATGATGCAACCACCCTGCCCATTTGATATCGCGATGACTATAACTAATAAAGGCCCAATACGGAAATTTTTTGTATTGTTCCATGATGATCAGACTATACTTTCGATTATAAGGCAGGCATTTTACAGACTTCCAAACCTATCTTTGCCAATAAAGCTGGAATATTCTTGACGGTATCGGCATCAAGGGACTTCACATGCTCCGACAAATCGTCCCAATGCACCAGATTTTCGTGGAGGAGTAATTCACGGTTTGTTTTTTCTGCAAAACGCCACCCCAAAAGCCAACGGGATGCCATCCAGCGGCGATGTTCTGTTTGTGCCAGTGCCAGCAACCAATCGGGGTTTTCCTGCAATAGCCCAACCCAATCCACTTTTTCCAGCGGCCCGCCCTCTGGTTGCATGACACAACCAAGGGTGGCTAATTTCACCCGAATGTGATCGGCTTGGTGTCGGTTTGCATCCCGGAAATCCTCCTGAAGCGCTGTCCAAGGCTGGTGCGAAGGCGATTCGGGGTTATAGTAGCCATCGCGTTTGGCTTCTTCCAAATAGGATGCATGAATCATACGGGCCAATTCGTCTAAGCTCTGCTGTACAACCATTTCCATCGTGCATCCATTTTCAACCGCCGGAAAGATGAACATTCGGTCTTTCTTTTGGAATACACTACACTCCGAAAGCACATTAGAAACCACTACCTCATGGGGAAACACAGTAACGATGGGCGTTTGCGGAGACAAGCCTACCAATCGTTGGCGCAGAGACAACGCTACTTCTGCACCGAGGGTATCGGTACCCAAGCACAAATAAACAACCGTATAAGCTGGATTGCCTTGTAGCTGTTTTAAGGTACTTTCGTTCAAAACCGTCACATCTACATCCAATGGCCGCAACGACACGATCTGCATTAACTCCGGATATAATGATGACAAAACGGCTACTTTTTCGGTGGCTTTAAAGTCCACAATGGTGATATATAATTTTTCTTGGTGCGGATAATGCCCGGTCAGTATCAATTGATAGAGGAGGTTTCGCCCCATCTGCCCTAAGCCAATGAGTAGAATATGAACAGGTTGGCACGATGACCAATTGATGTCGAAACGTTGGGCTTCAAAAACCATTTTTTCTGGAGGTTGAACCTGCAAAAGAGTCCGGGCACTGGCTTCATAAATATTGAACAAACTGCCTTCAAAACGGTCTTGTGTATCGGTAAAAATCGGATGCCGCCGGAAGATGTGGCCTAAACGGTCGTTATAAAGGTGAATAAATACCCGAACGGGTTCCATTTGTTGAAATGACGGCTCATTGATGTATTTACGGAGTAGGACGGCATTCGCCAAATTTATTTGATCGTCGTCGTCCAACAAAACAATGTGTTTGGCCCACTGGGCACGAACCTTCTGGAGAACATACCGATCCTGGGGGTCGCCTTCTATGCCAATTCCTCCAAGTTTCCATAGCCAACCATCCTCTTCTTCCGAAAGGGCCGTTTTGACAAAAATCACCTTTTTACCATCTTCCAGAAACTCTCTCGCTAATTGTGAGCCCTGCGAGCCAAGCCCCAAAAATACAACATGGTCTTTATAGAAATGGGCCTGCATGGCCCGGATTTCGTTCTGAAAAACCGAAAAAATGGCCTTAGCTGCTGCAAAAACAGGAGGGATAGGGGCCATAAAGCGCGAAATCTGTAACACCAACGGAACACTTGGCCCCATGGGTTCATCTCCCTCAATCACAAAAAACCGCCCAACTTTATAAAAAATATCCCACCATGTCCAACCGATTTCAGATGGATTTAGCCTATAATATTGCCAATAACCAACAAGTCCCAGTATAAAGGCGACCACTGCCATGCCTCCCAGTAACCACCATTCATGATAGTGGAGCCAACGCAATACTCGGTTGATAAATCGTTGTTTTTTTGCCATCAATATCCTAATACAAATCTATTTTCCTATTTTTAATTCCGATACACTTCATAACAATTTTGGCGTACCTTTAAATGTATTCAGAGATCCGATAGACTTCCGCATCAGCACTTCGTCTGCTCCTTCAATCAGAAAATCTTCCAGAACCCCTACTTCTTCGTACCCACGGCGCTCATACAATCTTCTTGCGGCATCGTTGAAGGAAGAAACACACAAGAACACATTGGGTGAAGTCTGAAAGATACGGTTTTCTACATAATCTAGTAGTACCGTGCCAATCCCCAAACTTCGGGCCTCTGGAACCACAAATATGGATTGAATATATCCTTTGAACGTTCCGCACATTTGCAACACCACAAAACCCAACAAAGCACTTTGTACCGAAGCCACATACACTTCTTTTTCACCACCCTGCATAGCAATTTTGCAAGCAGTTTCATCTCTGCCAAGGGAAATCCACGGCTCTGAAGCCGCCATCCATTGTGCGCAACGATCCAATACTTTAGGATCTTTGGTTTGATTGATGGATACAGCAACTTGCATACATTAGCTATGGTTAAACGAACCTACTTTCCAAATCAAGCAATTGCATAACCTGTAAACCTTCTCGTAGTTGTTCCAGCGTTACACTTGTTTGGGGCACCAGATGTACTGTTCTTGAGAGACCCGGCATGAGGGAGAAAAAGTTATCACTCGCGATAAAATCGGCTGTTTCATGTGCCAGCCAAGCCCAAAGCACTGGTTTTTCTGAACGAATAGTCACATCTAACCCTTGGGGTGTTTCCACAGACGTCATCGTGAATATGGCGCGTTCCAGTTGTAGATCCTTGGGCTTTTTCAGGGTGATGACATTTTCCGAAACGATGCTCCCCGTTTCTTCTGCCAAGAGATGCACCACGAGGTTCTGCGCGCCCTCGGCGTCTGCATACAAAGACAACTCCATTTTTTCCAATAAGGTAGCGGATCTTTCAGCAATTCGCTTAGGCAAGGCTCCCTTGGCCAAACGTTTGCCATTTGTGTGATAGACTGTCCAATGGACAACCACTTCGGTGGCGTGTCCTAAGTCGCTTGTCAGATAAATATCCACCGTTTGTTTGGCGGCATCCTCCACACCAGAAACCAGGATGGGTGCAAAAAAGCGCTTGGCGGCATAATGTAGGGCCTTCCAACGTCCTTCAAAGTCTAACGATGCCCAACTGGCAACGGGCCAGCAATCATTGAGTTGCCAATAGAGAGCGCCCATACAACGGGGCATATTACGCCGCCAATGCTCTACGGCATATTGCATAGCAAGCGCTTGTAATAGTTGGCTTTGCCACAACGTTGCATCAAAGTCTTTGGCCTTGCGGAACCACGAATCGGCATATTCCAATATGGTAAAATTGCCACTTACTTTGTTTACAAAACTGCGTTGGTGTACCAACATCACCTCCGAATCCAAACGGCGGTCTTCTGGCTCGGTAAACGTCCGGACGTATTTTGGTTCGGGGAAGGACTGAAACCCAAACTCCGATACAAAACGGTGGAACGAGGTCCGGTACCACTCGAACGGCTCTTTTTTGTGCCATACCGTCCACAAATGGGCATCTCCCGCTCCGGGAAAGTTATGTGTAGAACGGTCTAACGGATTGTGTGGGCTACAGGGCCAATATTGCCGCTGCGGGTCTAATTGCCCCACAACAGCCGGAAGCACCTCATTAAAAATGGGGTCGTAGTCTTCCCAAACACCATTCCAAGCGGTGGGTAGTTTCCCCACCAAACCCGCTTCCAATTCGTTATTTCCACACCAAATGGCAAGACTTGCGCGGTGTCTAATCCGGCGCACATTGTCTGTCGCTTCTTGGCGTACATTATCCAGAAACGCCGGATCTCGGCCCGGATAATTGGCACAGGCAAACATAAAATCCTGCCAGACACACAGGCCCAATTCGTCACAAATATCATAAAACACCTCCTCTTCATAAATTCCTCCACCCCACACCCGAATCATGTTCATGTGTGCATCAGCGGCAGATTTAAGAATGTCGCGATAGCGATCAAAGCGGGTATAAAGGGCATCCCCCGGAATCCAATTTGCACCTTTTGCGAAGAATGGGACTCCATTCGCCTCGAAGTAAAAAGACTCGCCCCATTGATCGCGCTTCCGTTGTAGGCGCAGGGTTCTAAGCCCTATTTTTTTCTCCCATACTTCTGTATTTATGCCATTCAATACAACCCGAACGGTATAGAGAGGTTGCTTTCCCATGCCATTGGGCCACCATAGCGACGGGTTTTTGATGGTTAACCTGCTTTCGACGATATTTTGATGTCGTTCGCCCACGGCAGCGGCCACCAAAACATCTTTTTCCCAAACCTCGATGCGCGCCTCCCCTTCCATTTGGGCCAGTTCGGCAGTCAAGTCCAAAACCACCGCATGTTCCACATGGTGTTGCAGAACCTGCACATCCACAATCCGATTGGTGTATGCGCGAATGTAAATGGGCCGCCAAATGCCAGCGGTGGTGAAGATTGGCCCCCAATCCCATCCAAAATTTGCACTCATTTTCCGCACATAGGCACGACCGGCTTCCTCTGGTGGGCCTTTCCATTCTGGCAGCTTTTTCTCGGCAGTTTTGCGGCGAATATACGGCAGAACAGAATCAAACCGAATCTCCAAGCGGTTATTGACAGGTTTTAAATAGGGTTTTATGTCGAAAACAAATGTTCGGTGTTGGTTTTGGGCATGTCCTAGGACTTGGTTATTCAGAACAATGGTGGCAAAAGTATCCAACCCCTCCAAGACTAATTCTATCACCTCATTTGCCTGCAAGGCAACATCGGCATCAAATTGGGTGCTATATAGCCAGTTTTTTTCCGAAATCCATTGTAGCTTTTTCTCATTGTCGCGGTAAAAAGGGTCCGGTATATGTCCGGCAGCAAGCAAGTCGGTATGAACGGTTCCCGGTACTGTGGCGTGCATCGCCTCTGCTGTCCCGGCTTCTTGCAGCATCCAATTGGCATCTAATAATTGGTGGTACATGTTGAATGAGTGCTGATATACGATGATAAAAAACAAACTAAACAGTTTCACCAACAGAAGGAACTGGAAACTGTTTATGTGCTAAGATACACCAAAGGAGAATGGAGCGTTTAAAAAATCCCCATTCTCCTTTGGTTCATATACGGCAAGAACGCCTCACACATAGGCTTACTCTTTTGTATAACCGTGCCGCTATTTGTACTTTTATTTGCAGAGAAAATATGTCCCCCTGTAATCCAGAAGCAACATGTTACGTCTATTTTAGATTCAAGAACCCCATCCATTCATCATCCCGAATCTCTTAACAATATGAAACAGATTTTTTCATTCTACCTGCTTGTGATAGGATTTACAATGTCTTACGGACAAAAAACACTCCTTCAAGAAGCATTGAACGAAGCAAAATTGGCTGGTTTTAGTGGTGTGGTACTGGTTGCCAAAAATGGAAAGATTGTTATGCACGAATCAGTCGGTATGCGCCGCTACGAGTCCTCGGAGCCTATGGGAAAGCAGGATATTTTTGAGTGGGCGTCTGTCAGCAAGCAATTTACGGCCATGATTATCATGATGCTAAAAGAGAAAGGGAAATTGAGGTATGACGATCCTATAAGTCAATATGTACAAGTTCCTTATTCCAACATCACCATCCGGCATTTATTAACCCACACCAGCGGCCTGCCCGATTATCACGAACTGATGGATCGGCACTGGGACAAGTCTAAAGTGGCAGGGAATCCAGACATTCTTGCGATGTTAAACCGCTATGCACCACCCATCCTTTTTAGGCCAGGAGAACGCTACGAATATAGCAACACAGGTTACGTGCTGCTGGGAAGCATTGCCGAAAAAGCATCGGGCGAGGATTTTGTTACTTTATGCAGGAAATGGATTTTCAAACCTTTAAAAATGACCCAGACAGACATTCGGACCTATTCCGAAAAAGCCCATATCCGCCCGTTTGCAGTGGGCCACCTTCCGGACTCCAGCAAACAATACGTGAATGCCAATAGATTCCCCGCTTCGGATTTTACCCTCTGGCTGGGCAATCGGAAAGGTCCGGGGCGCATCAGCGGAAGTGCGACCGATTTATTAAAGTGGGATCGTGCTTTATACACCCAAAAGTTGGTCCGTCGAGAAACATTAGAAGAAGCCTTTTCACCTGCTCGTTTAAACGACGGAACCGAGATTCCTTATGGCTTTGGATGGGAAGTGTTGAAGGATGAAAAAGGACATAAAGTGGTGCAACATACGGGCGGAAATCCAGGCTATAGTACCATTATTGTTCGATTCCTTGAAACACAAAAAACGATTATTATCCTAAATAACAATGCACATGAATCCATGAATAATTTGGTGTTATCCCTAAAAAGGAATAACAAATAATGGCCTTTTATTTCAATAAATCTATCCTCAGATACCTAATGAATTTGTTCACTACTTTTTTATAAATTAAAAAGGCAATCGTTTTTTACGGTTGCCTTTTCGGTTATTCTTCTGCGTTATGCTTTCCTTTAGAAAACTACGGTCTTTTCAACCAAAATCTCACCTCGTTTTACCTTTACAACCACCTGATCTCCTTTATTGAATTTCCCTAAAGCGGCCATATAATCTTGAACCGTTTCAATCGGTAGGTCACCGAGTTGCAAAATCACGTCACCTTTTTCCAATCCGGCTTTTTGGGCTGGCCGGTCTTCCATCACGCCATCAATGCGCAATCCAACGCCATCAAAAACATAATCGGGCATTACACCAAGAGATACTTTAAAACGGTTAGCTTGTGGTTGCTCATCTTTTGTTTTGGTAAAAGCCAATTTCCCTTTTGCATCCAGATATTTGACCAAAGACGAGATGTATTCGGCCACTTCCTGAATTCCTGTATAATTAATCCACTCACTATCATCACTCGGTTTGTGATAGTCGGCATGTTGCCCGGTAAAAAAGTGGAGTACAGGAATGTCTTGTAAATAAAAAGAAGCATGATCGGATGGCCCAAGACCACTTTCAGAAGTCTTGATTTTTAAATCCGTGTTTGGAACACCTGCAAGCGCCGAAGCCCAAGCAGGAGAAGTACCAGCACCATTAACAGCCAGCACTTTCTCTTCGTTCAAACGTCCTACCATGTCCATATTAAACATATAATTGACCTTTTTTACGTCTATGGACTTTGCTTCAACAAACTTTTTTGATCCGATGAGGCCCAATTCTTCCGCAGAAAAAGCCAAAAATAAATAATTATTTTTCTTTAGCTTAGACTTTTTAATTGATTCTGCTACATACAAAAGAGCAGCCACACCCGAAGCATTATCATCTGCTCCGTTATGAATAGCAGGCTCGCCAGTATTACGGGAATTGCCTGCGGTTCCATACCCCAAATGATCGTAGTGCGCCCCAATCACCACAGTCGTTGTCGCTTTATTGTCTATATAGCCTACCACATTTTTACCCATTCGGCTTTCACCAACACCTGGACTATGTGGGTTGCTATTGAAGGTAAATGAAAAAGTCTGAAACCAACCTCCCCCATCCCCTTTAGGTTGTAAACCGATGGCTGCAAAACGTGCTGCGATATAATCCGCCGCGAGTTCCTCGCCTTTTTTACCGGCTTCACGCCCCTCTAACAGGTTAGAAGCCAAATAGACCACATCCACTTTCAATTGGCGTAAAGCATCAGCAGAAGGCTGTGCCCATGTAGGGACAACCAAAAACGCATAAAATATACCTAAAGCAATTCTTTTTTTCATTTCTCACCTTATATATTTATTTGAAGGAATATCACAACACATTAAAGCATTTTCTAAAATATAGTTCTCTAAATAGCCGTGAAATTATACCCTTCGTCTAAGCTCCTTTTTATAATCCCCGATGTTTGGCCATTGAGACCTTCCAAGCACCCCGAATGTCCCCCATTTTATAGCCTGTGGCCTGATCCGCCGGATAGCTTGTGGCAAGTAAGGCCTTAACTTCTGGCTTTATGTCCGCTTCTGGATTTCCATGACACTGCAGACAGGTGGGCATTCCAATTACAATCGGTTTGTAATAGACATATTGATCTGCTTCGTCTTTTAGAAGAGGTTGCGCCTTATCTCCTTTCTGAATAGATTTAGACCATTGTTCTATGACTGCCAAATCGTTTTCATTGGCCTTATTTTTAGGGTTGCGGTTTCTATCCGAAATCCGTTGAACCTGCACTTTAAAATGCGTAGCCAACGAATCGGTAATAGACATGGCCTTGACGCTACAAAAAGCAGCTGCTTTTGCCGGGCCGCCATCCTCCAAGCGTTTCAATAGTGTTTTTACCAGTACCGATTGGGTAGTAGTCGCTACCGAATCCCCTAACTGTTCAAAGGATTTTGTGTGGGTTGCAAACGCCACCGGAGAGGGCTTCTCGGTTTTACCACAGCCCAGTATCAAGAGAAAAAGGAATACAGAATACTTATGCATCTTCTTATGATTTGGTTCGGTCCAAAATACCAAAACAACACTTGTTATATCATAAAGATACAAGGAGAATTGAACTACTATTCAAACATTGACAGACCTAAACATGTCATTTTTCGTGAATACACAACCAAATCTTTAAACAGTTTTTTTAAAGCTAATGATCCTCTACCCTATACGATATTGTTTTTTGCTCATTTGTACATGGCTATCAAGAAGAAGTTTTTGCGAACTAACGACCTACTTTTTCAATCTACAGTCCACAAATACTTTTGAACACCTTAAATGATAGATTTTTTGCGATTATTCTTTTATATTGCCTCCATCACTGTTCTTCAATTTCAATAACCCAAACTACAAGTAAGAATGAAAAATTTATTACCAATCTTTTTACTTTGCTTTTGTGCCCTTCCCGCTTTCGCAGGCTATGGTTTTGATGGGCATAATCCGTCAACGCCAACGACAACCCCGTCGAATTCTAATATGCTACAGAATACCGACTCCGGCACCGCATCCAGTACCATCACAGGTGGATCTACGGCAAAAGTCTATGCCAATTTTCAATATGATACCTCAGGAAAAACCGTTTACATTGCTTATACAACAAACGGAACAAATCCTTCTAAAACAACTGGAACGAATTCAGCATGTACATTTCACCTTTTTGATGCTCCTGACCGTACATGGCTATGCACCATTCCGGCACAAAGTAGTGGCGTCACCGTAAAATATGTCATGTATATTAGTGATTCGGGTTTATCTTCGGCTTGGGGGCGCTTGGCCACAGCTTCAACGGTGCAAACCTCTTGGACAGAAGGAGATAGTGCATTTTCTTATACCGTTCAGGCGGCCTTGTCCATCGCAGCGATCACAAATTTTGAAGCGAGTACGACGAACAATGATGTCGTCTTGTCTTGGGAAAGTCGGTCTCCAAGCATTACCCTGAGTATCCAGCATTCGATGAACCAAACCGATTGGACCGATTTAGAAACCGTTGGATCCGGCCTTACTCATTTCACAGCCAAGAATGTGGTTGTTGGTACCCATTATTATCGCCTCAAAGCGGTTGGGCAAGGCTTGGTGAGCTATTCAAAGACATTAGCCGTTACGGTAGAAGTGCCAGATCAATACATTGTCTATCCAGCATACCCGAATCCGTTTAATCCTCAGACGACGCTTGGCTTTGCCACGGCCACCCAGCAATTTGTTCACGTCGAAGTGTTCAACGCTGTGGGTCAAAAAATTCAAACGTTATTTCAGGGCATGGTAGAACCCAACACGGTAAATCAGGTTTCCTTTAAAGCGGAAGGCTTATCCAGTGGTGCATACCTCGTTCGTATTTCTGGAACAAACTTCATCCACACCCAAAAATTAACGCTCGCCAAGTAACCCCAAAGGCATAACATACACCTACAAAAGAGAGGCTGTCTCAATCTGAATTTATGAGACAGCCTCTCTTGTATGATTTCATCTTAATCAGCTTAAAACATCCCTAATAGCTTATTTTTCATCACCTGAAATTCCTCGTCACTTAAAAGCCCCTTATCGCGCATGGCTGCCAAACGTTCTAACTTTGAAATCAGGTCTTCTGGTTCAGCATCTGAGGGACCTTTTGTGGCTTCTTTAGGTTGAGGGGCCTGAGCAATGGGGGTTTCCGTTTCCACCACTTCAAAACGCGGGTCTTTCTTTAGGACTTCCTCTTCTACAGCAGGCGTGACGGCCTCTTTTCCACCATTCCGCCAACTCTTAATCTCTTCTTGCCACTCATTTACTTTTGACTTGCCCTCTTCATATGCCGTTTCAAAGGCTTCTCTGGCGGTTTCCACATCAAAATCGGCAATATCCCCATCCTCTTCCAAACGAGTAATAAACACCTGACCGATGCCATAGGTGGTTGCACCAGAAAGCGCCGACATAGAAAGTCCACCCAAAACGGAACCCACAAATGGAATGGCTTTTACAAAACTCGCACCAATCGCCGAGAGACTGGTTCCGGCAAGCGCAGTCACCCAACTTTTGCCGACATTGTCGTTATAATCAACGTTGTAAAGCCCACAAAGCTGTTTTAACATATCCAATTGAACAGCTGTAACAGCGGCAAAATCTACCAGAGGCAATGGAATGAGACCGCCCCCAGCGGCATAGATGGTATGCGTTTTAACGATATCCTCGGCACGTTTTAGACGATTACTCATGAAGAGAAAATTTTGAAGTTATGAGATTAAAAAGATATGGATGCGAGTACGTCACAAAGTTCAACTGGTTACACCCAAAGCCAAGAACAAATCTTGGAAAAACGGCTCCATCTCGTCAAAGTGGCCACTATCCCAACTTCCCGGACAGATTTTGCGCATATTCACCGCCACCACATTCGCTCCAGACGCCATCCAAGGATCAATGCCTTCCTTACTTGCCGGAACGCCTCCAGACACCATGACCGGAATTTTTTTCCAAATTGTCCGCAACGCTGCCAAATGTGCCGTCCCTACCGTAGGGCCGGGGAATAATTTCACCATATTTGCACCCAGATCAATGGCCGTCTGTAACTCGGTAGGGGTCAGAAAGCCGGGGATCCAGTACACGTCAGAAGATGTACACACCTTCCCTACCTCGGCAGAAATATGGGGTGAAACCACAAAATTAGCCCCTTTTCCTATAAAGCGCACCGCATCAAGGCGATTCATCACCGTCCCGACTCCTAAAAAAGCCTGCGGGCATTCGGCTTTTCCCACAGAAACCAAGGCTTCAAAGGTTTCTATGACTTCCGGCCCTCGGTTGAGAAGTTCAAAAAAGCGTAACCCTCCCCGATAGGCAGCGACCATCATATCGCAGCAGGCTTGGGTATCTGGGCTATAAAAAGTACCGACCACAGGGTGTCGTAATAAGTTTGGCTGGAGTTCGGAAGCAGTCATTGACAGAAAAAGAAAATACCTAAAAAGACAAAATACCACCCCACTAACCATCAGGCAACCCCAAATGCATAAAAAGGCATTCCATCAATTTTCCTTGTACCTTTGGTGGAACCCCATCGCGAAGGCTAATTTCATCCAATGAATAATCATCCTGCCTCCCCCCATACCATTCCAGCATTCTTCCAAAATGGCATCGTAAACATGGCCTTAGCAGCCTTTTCTTTTGCCTTAATGGGTGCAAGTGCCAAATGGCTCGGCAACCGACTTCCTTCGGTAGAACTGATGTTTTTCAGGAACATTATTGGCGTAACGATTATCAGTGCAACCATTCTACGACGCCCACTTCGACAAACGGGCGGCAAGCCGGGATTACTTGTATTTCGGGGTATCGTCGGCACACTAGCCCTTTTTGGTTTCTTTTACAACCTGACCCATATCCGTCTGGCGGAAGCCAATACCTACAACCTGACCTATCCCATTTTTATCGGATTGATCAGCGCCCTTTTTCTTGGAAACCGGGTTTCTTTCCGCCAATGGATTCACATTTTATTAGGTTTCATAGGTATTTTATTCATATTTCGTCCTAATTTGGATATTTCGCTTAAAAACCATCTTTTAGGTTTATGGAGCGGGCTGGGGGCTGCCATCGCTTATCTTTCCATTAACCAACTACGCCATTATTATGACCATCGTGCAACTGTACTGTCCTTCATGGTATCAGGTATCGTTCTGCCCGTCATCGGCACATCCGTGGGCCGGATATGGTCAATGCCTGCTTTAGACTTTTTGATGGCCCCTTTTATTTGGCCATTGGGACAGGAATGGGTGTTTCTCCTTTTTTTGGGATTATC
It contains:
- a CDS encoding DMT family transporter, yielding MNNHPASPHTIPAFFQNGIVNMALAAFSFALMGASAKWLGNRLPSVELMFFRNIIGVTIISATILRRPLRQTGGKPGLLVFRGIVGTLALFGFFYNLTHIRLAEANTYNLTYPIFIGLISALFLGNRVSFRQWIHILLGFIGILFIFRPNLDISLKNHLLGLWSGLGAAIAYLSINQLRHYYDHRATVLSFMVSGIVLPVIGTSVGRIWSMPALDFLMAPFIWPLGQEWVFLLFLGLSAMMGQIFVTRALSLGNPAVVGPINYLQIPFAILFGLFMGDAFPDELTLFGIGLIVFSGILITAHTFSIPKMP